TTACACCGCCAACAAATATTATCATTTTGATGaataataatttgtatttatatttataaaaattttatacaaaaaaatatataatttacactttacatctatatttattaaaatttacataCATAAATCAATATTGTTTGCACCAACATTTTTTAGAATCTACACATATGAATTAGTAAAATGTATttgttaaagataatttaatatttgtgctaattaaataatataaaaaaaagtttagagagcaacacttttattaaaatttagcgAATActtaatcaacaaaaaaaaaatgaataattccACGCCATTACAAATACTGATGATGACTAATCGATGACTACAAATACAGAACCTAGTATCGCCTAGCAGGAGCACTTCTCATccaaaaatactaaaaagtacTAACCCGAGAGTTTCTCATATaaatatttactatttaaactaATCTCACATTTGTTAATCGTATACACTAATAAGTTGTTTAGGAAGCATTTCTATAAATTGTTAaggatatattatatataaatagaagctaATTGAAAAAATAGGATATCCTCAAAAACTGGCAGATCATAGTTACCAATGTATGATCAAaggtaaaataataatatgatacaTAGAAAACTCGTACACATTTATAAACATGTTAGCTTACTTGTTTCATGCGAATCCATAACAAAATGGAAGAATAGCTTAGGAAACTGATGTAACGCATTGCTACCACCTCCGTACTAATGATGTGAGCAGctacaaaacaaaacaaaaggttTTCATTTCCATCATGATTCAATATCTCAATGCTTTTTACATTTGGCCATTCAATTCCTCAAGTTATTTACTATGAAATGaattcttttttcttaaaaaaaaagataagcaTAGGAATATGTAAATTACATAGCTTATGATCTTTTGTAATTGTTTCTAAGGACTTCGatcttctaaagtttgaatttcactttagagagtaaagtgtgatctctcagcattgatttcatgggtgggagaccaagaataaatatgaaagaaaaactATTCAAGAgtagaagatcacactttactctctaaagtgaaattcaaactttagaggatccaaatctcatttctaAAGCAGAAATTAATGGAATCTATACAACTTGAATATGAAACAGAAGTTAAGTCATCTAACGGTTCACAACTATTATCAAGCAATTGCAATCAGAGTTATGAATTTTAGTATGTGAAGATTTTGTATACCTCAAAAAGTTCGAAAATTTTAGTATGTGAAGATTTTGTATACCTCAAAAAGTTCGAAAGGACTGCCACGGCGATAGACATCGTCGTCGGCCTTGTTTTGATtttggagaggaagaagagtaTAGAGCAATGCTCTGAATGTGATAAGCAAAACAGCAGTGCTTCCCAGACTGACAAATATGAAGCCATAGTTTGGAAGATTACCGGACGTTGCGGTCCTTATTGCTATTCCTATCTGTAAACAAAATGACAAGAATCAAATAAGAAGCTTATGAATGCAAAGCAAAGTGAAGATTGTTTTCAACTTACAGGGATCCCAACTGCCCATGACTTAGCAGTAGCAATGACACCACTAGGGAGACCCTTCATCCCTCGCCCATCCTCGCCATAACCTCCAAGAAAGTAAGCACCAAGGAACCATCCTGTGCAGCATTAATTGAGAGTTAGTAGTTATCCTTATAAATAGCATGACTCTTTATCATGTCAAAACAACTACTTCaatacatatttatttattttttttaattctgttaGAGCCCTATTTATAGGCCCAGAATAGAATCTAATCATAATAACGAAATCAAAGTACCGGCTATGAAAGGATCGGCGGTTCGCAAGGTTTGGAGGTCCATGGTAGATAATCCATGACTGTATCTACCAATGGTGGCAAAGACAAGTAAGGCCAATACATCCACACCAGCTAGCAGAGCCACACGCCTGAACAATAATCATGTTTTGACCAACTTGTAGTTGTAAAAGATCGAATTTTGACTcagaaaaatttaaagaaaaaggcaAGATTACCCCCATTTTTGAATacgggaagaagaagaagaggaggttGGCTTGTCAAACTGGATGACACC
This portion of the Arachis duranensis cultivar V14167 chromosome 6, aradu.V14167.gnm2.J7QH, whole genome shotgun sequence genome encodes:
- the LOC107495879 gene encoding uncharacterized protein LOC107495879, yielding MAGIASFLTPCSSLNLKPLPYSFHLNPTTRRPFHHLTITKAQGDNNNSNSSSSATSNDQPLFVTAQDVPLEGVIQFDKPTSSSSSSRIQKWGRVALLAGVDVLALLVFATIGRYSHGLSTMDLQTLRTADPFIAGWFLGAYFLGGYGEDGRGMKGLPSGVIATAKSWAVGIPIGIAIRTATSGNLPNYGFIFVSLGSTAVLLITFRALLYTLLPLQNQNKADDDVYRRGSPFELFELLTSLVRRW